In a genomic window of Streptomyces noursei ATCC 11455:
- a CDS encoding type II toxin-antitoxin system Phd/YefM family antitoxin has protein sequence MAYEIPVTQARAELADLINRVVYGGERVVVTRHGRPLVALVSAADLERLEELGRQEADAEGVEVISTVSSVRSLPSAPGERQRFGIAAEHRDPAAGDRRPGRER, from the coding sequence ATGGCCTACGAAATTCCGGTGACGCAAGCCCGGGCCGAACTCGCGGATCTGATCAACCGCGTCGTCTATGGCGGCGAGCGGGTGGTCGTGACCCGGCACGGGAGGCCCCTCGTCGCGCTGGTATCCGCCGCTGACCTGGAGCGACTCGAAGAATTGGGGCGGCAGGAAGCGGATGCCGAAGGGGTGGAAGTGATCAGCACGGTCTCGTCCGTGCGGTCCCTGCCGTCCGCTCCGGGCGAACGGCAGCGCTTCGGCATCGCGGCGGAACACCGCGACCCGGCCGCCGGGGATCGGCGACCGGGTCGGGAGAGGTGA
- a CDS encoding serine hydrolase domain-containing protein — translation MSLDITPGQHGGFSETGLRRVRDVLARHVESGRIPGLVALVSRGGHAHVEAIGTMRHDGGAPMRRDTIFRMASTSKPVTMAAAMVLLDECRLRLDDLVEPWLPELADRQVLKRVDGPLDDTVPARRPITVRDVLTSTFGLGMDMTSLGTPIMNAVFEQGLTPDLPVPMPEPDEWMRRLGTLPLMYQPGERWQYHISNDLLGVLVARVTGQPFETFLRERLFSPLGMKDTGFHVPTDKIDRLPTLYAPDPQTGQFTVWDEANGGRWNQPPAFQGGGGGLVSTVDDYHAYFRMLLNGGMHEGERILSRSAVELMTTNCLTPEQNAARNDLARNNVHISFGQGQHGGWGYGMAVRTYRGDYAPVGQFGWDGGSGTSTYADPDNQLTGILLTQVGMSVPNAARLIHDFWTTVYQALDD, via the coding sequence ATGTCCCTCGACATCACTCCCGGTCAGCACGGCGGCTTCTCCGAAACCGGGCTGCGCAGGGTGCGCGACGTGTTGGCGCGGCACGTGGAGTCCGGAAGGATTCCCGGACTCGTCGCCCTGGTCAGCCGGGGTGGTCACGCGCACGTCGAAGCGATCGGCACGATGCGCCACGACGGCGGGGCACCCATGCGCCGCGACACGATCTTCCGCATGGCCTCGACGTCCAAGCCGGTCACGATGGCGGCGGCGATGGTCCTGCTGGACGAGTGCCGACTGCGGCTGGACGACCTGGTCGAGCCGTGGCTGCCCGAACTCGCCGATCGCCAAGTGCTCAAGCGGGTCGACGGCCCGCTGGACGACACCGTCCCGGCGCGGCGGCCGATCACCGTACGGGACGTGCTGACCTCCACGTTCGGGCTCGGCATGGATATGACGTCGCTGGGCACTCCGATCATGAACGCGGTCTTCGAGCAGGGACTCACGCCCGATCTGCCGGTGCCGATGCCCGAGCCGGACGAGTGGATGCGCCGCCTGGGAACGCTTCCGCTGATGTACCAGCCCGGCGAGCGCTGGCAATACCACATCAGCAACGATCTGCTCGGCGTGCTCGTCGCCAGGGTCACGGGCCAGCCGTTCGAGACGTTCTTGCGCGAACGCCTCTTCAGCCCGCTGGGAATGAAGGACACCGGCTTCCACGTCCCCACCGACAAGATCGATCGACTGCCGACCCTCTACGCCCCCGACCCGCAGACCGGGCAGTTCACCGTGTGGGACGAGGCCAACGGGGGACGCTGGAACCAGCCTCCGGCGTTCCAGGGCGGCGGCGGTGGACTGGTCTCCACCGTCGACGACTACCACGCCTACTTCCGGATGCTGCTCAACGGCGGGATGCACGAGGGCGAACGCATCCTGTCCCGGTCCGCCGTGGAACTGATGACCACCAACTGCCTCACCCCCGAACAGAACGCCGCCCGCAACGACCTGGCCCGCAACAACGTCCACATCTCCTTCGGTCAAGGCCAGCACGGCGGTTGGGGCTACGGCATGGCGGTACGCACCTACCGCGGCGACTACGCACCCGTCGGCCAGTTCGGCTGGGACGGTGGAAGCGGTACCTCGACCTACGCCGACCCGGACAACCAACTCACCGGAATCCTGCTCACCCAGGTCGGCATGTCGGTCCCCAATGCGGCGCGGCTCATCCACGACTTCTGGACCACCGTCTACCAGGCACTCGACGACTGA
- a CDS encoding DUF4097 family beta strand repeat-containing protein, translating into MQKFDTPTPISAVLNIPAGRVQFIAAERADTVVEVRPVNASKGRDVKAAEQTSVEYVEGVLRIVSSAQDQYFGPSGSVEVTVKLPAGSRVEAKTASAELRTLGRLGDVVFEGAYRQITLDETAGLRLTAVDGDVEVGRLGGPAEISTARGDIRITEATGGKVALHTQSGDITIGAASGVSAALDAHTAHGRISNALKNDGTADLDIRATTSHGDITARSL; encoded by the coding sequence ATGCAGAAGTTCGACACCCCCACCCCGATCTCCGCCGTCCTGAACATCCCCGCCGGGCGCGTCCAGTTCATCGCCGCGGAGCGGGCCGACACCGTGGTCGAGGTCCGGCCCGTCAACGCCTCGAAGGGCCGGGACGTGAAGGCGGCGGAGCAGACCTCGGTCGAGTATGTCGAGGGGGTCCTGCGGATCGTGTCGTCGGCGCAGGACCAGTACTTCGGCCCTTCGGGATCGGTCGAGGTGACGGTCAAGCTGCCCGCCGGTTCCCGAGTTGAGGCCAAGACCGCCAGTGCCGAACTGCGGACCCTGGGCCGGCTCGGCGACGTCGTCTTCGAAGGCGCCTACCGCCAGATCACGTTGGACGAGACCGCCGGCCTGCGCCTCACCGCGGTCGACGGCGATGTCGAGGTCGGCCGGCTGGGCGGGCCCGCGGAGATCAGCACCGCACGGGGCGACATCCGCATCACCGAGGCCACCGGCGGCAAGGTCGCGCTCCACACCCAGTCCGGCGACATCACGATCGGTGCCGCCAGCGGCGTCTCGGCCGCCCTGGACGCCCACACCGCCCACGGCCGCATCAGCAACGCACTCAAGAACGACGGCACCGCCGACCTCGACATCCGCGCCACCACCTCCCACGGCGACATCACCGCCCGCAGCCTCTGA
- a CDS encoding GlxA family transcriptional regulator encodes MHKVAVLALDGVRAFELVIPTRVLGAANAPDGSPLYEVRVCSLGARPVTSDAGFSIAVEHGAEILRDADTVVVAPTLAMRDGGRDGVPAEVLPVLTGLRPGTRVVALCAAAFALAAAGLLDGRPATTHWREAEDFRVSFPDVRLDRDVLFVDDGDVLTSAGVAAGIDLCLHLVRRDHGASVANDVARACVVPPWREGGQAQYVQAVVPADDDASTAAARAWALTQLHRPLALGELARRAGMSVRTFNRRFRMETGTTPGQWITLQRVDRARALLETTNLTIDHIAAATGFGSPRSLREHLRHALGVSPSAYRQTFADRAPADRGLPESPPLQPADSAGAVVGPVRRRRPPAACVIESDGGGGNG; translated from the coding sequence ATGCACAAGGTGGCCGTTCTCGCACTTGACGGCGTACGCGCGTTTGAACTCGTCATCCCGACCCGTGTCCTGGGCGCGGCCAACGCCCCGGACGGCTCTCCGCTGTACGAGGTGCGGGTGTGCTCGCTCGGCGCCCGGCCCGTGACCAGCGACGCGGGTTTCTCGATCGCTGTCGAACACGGCGCCGAGATCCTGCGGGACGCGGACACCGTCGTGGTCGCTCCCACCCTCGCCATGCGTGATGGGGGGCGCGACGGGGTCCCCGCCGAGGTGCTCCCCGTACTCACCGGTTTGCGCCCGGGTACGCGGGTCGTGGCCCTGTGCGCCGCGGCCTTCGCTCTCGCCGCCGCGGGTCTGCTCGACGGCCGCCCGGCCACCACGCACTGGCGAGAAGCCGAGGACTTCCGCGTCTCGTTCCCCGACGTCCGGCTCGACCGCGATGTGCTCTTCGTCGATGACGGTGACGTGCTCACCTCCGCCGGAGTCGCCGCAGGCATCGACCTCTGCCTTCACCTCGTACGCCGCGATCACGGCGCGTCCGTCGCCAACGACGTGGCCCGCGCCTGCGTCGTGCCGCCCTGGCGTGAGGGCGGCCAGGCCCAGTACGTCCAAGCTGTCGTCCCCGCCGATGACGACGCCTCCACCGCCGCTGCGCGCGCGTGGGCACTCACCCAGCTCCACCGGCCCCTGGCGCTGGGTGAACTCGCCCGGCGCGCCGGCATGAGCGTTCGTACCTTCAACCGACGGTTCCGCATGGAGACCGGCACGACACCCGGACAATGGATCACCCTGCAACGCGTCGACCGCGCCCGCGCTCTGCTGGAGACCACCAACCTGACCATCGACCACATCGCGGCGGCCACCGGCTTCGGATCTCCCCGATCCCTGCGCGAACACCTCAGACACGCCCTCGGCGTGTCTCCCTCCGCCTACCGCCAAACGTTCGCCGACCGTGCACCCGCCGACCGCGGCCTCCCCGAGAGCCCGCCCCTTCAGCCGGCCGACTCCGCCGGAGCCGTCGTGGGACCGGTCCGCCGACGGCGACCGCCAGCCGCGTGTGTGATCGAAAGCGACGGTGGGGGAGGGAACGGGTGA
- a CDS encoding lipocalin-like domain-containing protein produces the protein MSVRISAPGRSAYTDGEVHGGTGAEQAEAARGYLAYAGTYTVTDDIVEHHVEHSLFPNWDDTVLPRTPPWTRTTGSTWNSSSRSSLTGKSAAVS, from the coding sequence ATGTCCGTTCGGATCAGCGCCCCGGGCCGGTCTGCGTACACCGACGGCGAAGTGCACGGTGGCACCGGCGCCGAGCAGGCCGAGGCGGCACGCGGCTACCTCGCTTACGCGGGCACCTACACCGTCACCGACGACATCGTCGAGCACCACGTCGAGCACAGTCTCTTCCCGAACTGGGACGACACCGTCCTGCCCCGCACGCCACCCTGGACGAGAACCACCGGCTCCACCTGGAACTCGTCAAGCCGGTCATCATTGACGGGCAAGAGCGCGGCGGTTTCCTGA
- a CDS encoding RidA family protein yields the protein MSVTPPAAERVRVSAEPDWYESAGISLGIRVGNLVFTSGQAPIDAQGATVGAGDFEAQARQALANLSTVLTNAGSSLADVVKATVFVTDIARQDIFAKLRAEHFPNEPHLAESFVEVSSLADPEWMIEIEAIGLVR from the coding sequence ATGTCCGTTACACCGCCCGCCGCTGAGCGTGTACGCGTCTCCGCGGAGCCCGACTGGTACGAGTCGGCCGGCATATCGCTCGGCATCCGCGTCGGGAATCTGGTCTTCACCTCGGGCCAGGCCCCGATCGACGCCCAGGGGGCGACGGTCGGCGCCGGGGACTTCGAGGCGCAGGCCCGCCAGGCGCTCGCGAACCTGTCGACGGTATTGACGAACGCGGGCTCCAGCCTCGCCGACGTGGTCAAGGCGACCGTGTTCGTCACCGACATTGCACGGCAGGACATCTTCGCCAAGCTGCGCGCGGAACATTTCCCCAACGAGCCCCACCTCGCGGAGTCGTTCGTGGAGGTCTCCTCACTCGCCGACCCCGAGTGGATGATCGAGATTGAAGCCATCGGGCTCGTCCGGTAG
- a CDS encoding immunity 49 family protein: protein MTKPVFRIVVHPPAPMGGRRVYVDAERLGVAYDVAGQVPAMSVAAARMMLMTIKDIARHDVSEQRIERALEDIWGRSFSRWHTMQYDCYSDEELQAMRDDLLDHIAACTVADPEPGTAPSRIVLRTAAECALGLLDLGCYPNGDQEISFTLIDEKLSSEDTDFEAVVEQAATARTWLSAFALSVISGMVWERDLVIGLLLRSDIAPDIRNGVPHSKLESKSDPGELAEMDALCGYLARAEGHLPRHWPSVALCKPTAGERADAKRQLDMLDTLTPDQRLLRVLLEDDQPAFEQALEQRLVQHRESTPSDAAPRSLLPHKTIALAALAVQVHGWDLRIQSAYLPQAMLSAPDGAPSVSG from the coding sequence ATGACCAAGCCTGTGTTCCGGATCGTGGTGCATCCGCCGGCTCCGATGGGTGGTCGCCGTGTGTATGTCGACGCCGAGCGACTCGGCGTCGCCTACGACGTGGCCGGCCAGGTACCTGCGATGTCAGTGGCAGCTGCCAGGATGATGCTCATGACGATCAAGGACATAGCCCGGCATGACGTGAGCGAGCAGCGGATCGAACGGGCACTGGAGGACATCTGGGGGCGGTCCTTCAGCCGATGGCACACGATGCAATACGACTGCTACTCCGATGAGGAGCTGCAGGCGATGCGCGACGATCTCCTCGACCACATAGCCGCCTGCACGGTCGCGGACCCCGAGCCCGGCACCGCCCCGTCACGCATCGTCCTGCGCACTGCGGCCGAGTGCGCCCTTGGGCTCCTGGACCTGGGCTGCTACCCCAACGGCGACCAGGAGATCTCCTTCACCCTCATCGACGAGAAGCTCAGCAGCGAAGACACGGACTTCGAAGCCGTTGTGGAGCAGGCGGCCACCGCGAGGACCTGGCTGTCCGCGTTCGCCCTGTCCGTGATCAGCGGCATGGTCTGGGAACGGGACTTGGTCATCGGGCTGCTGCTGCGTAGCGACATTGCGCCTGACATTCGCAACGGCGTGCCGCACTCGAAGCTGGAATCGAAGTCGGACCCGGGTGAGCTGGCGGAAATGGACGCCTTGTGCGGCTACCTCGCCCGGGCCGAAGGGCATCTGCCCCGGCACTGGCCGTCGGTAGCGCTGTGCAAGCCGACTGCCGGCGAGCGCGCCGACGCAAAGCGGCAGCTGGACATGCTCGATACGTTGACGCCGGATCAGCGCCTCCTGCGCGTTCTCCTGGAGGACGACCAGCCGGCCTTCGAGCAGGCCCTGGAGCAACGTCTTGTCCAGCACCGGGAGAGCACACCCTCCGATGCGGCACCCCGCAGCCTCCTGCCGCACAAAACCATCGCCCTGGCTGCACTGGCAGTCCAAGTACACGGCTGGGACTTGCGCATCCAGTCTGCCTACCTGCCCCAGGCGATGCTGAGTGCCCCTGACGGCGCGCCGTCGGTCAGTGGCTGA
- a CDS encoding serine hydrolase domain-containing protein: MSEKKFNRSLDLAHWQARFDELRAAHHVPGAALAVLVDGEVHELASGVLHRGTGVEVTTDSVFQSGSIAKVYTSTLIMRLVDSGQLDLDTPVKDIVPEFGTADEEATRTITTRQLLSHTSGLTCDFTYDAGRGDDCLARYVEAAKDVALDCRPGTAVSYSGIGYNVLGRIIEVLTGQTWDEALKDRLFTPLGLQRSMTLPEESLAYRVAMSHLGEPGQYPDPAPAWDLMPRSAGPYGRVLVSAGDVARLAKMHLDGGTAPDGTRLLRAETVELMQRRVADVPDKWTVSADGWGLGWTLYDWDGIAGYGHDGAAIGQYGYLRVVPHAGVAVALLTNGGGARELYAALFRELLDDLAGVRMPDAFEPPAHAPAVDFSRYVGTYKRAGVVITVTERQGAPHLVYEFVDGMKNFSPPLDVDLYAVTESVFAGTGAGPSFSEGYMPVVFSTLADGTECCYIGMRAAPKVA; the protein is encoded by the coding sequence ATGTCGGAGAAGAAGTTCAACCGCAGCCTCGACCTCGCGCACTGGCAGGCCCGGTTCGACGAGCTGCGTGCCGCCCACCACGTGCCGGGGGCCGCGCTGGCGGTGCTTGTCGACGGGGAGGTCCACGAGCTGGCGAGCGGTGTGCTGCACCGAGGGACCGGGGTGGAGGTGACGACGGACTCGGTGTTCCAGTCCGGTTCGATAGCCAAGGTCTACACCTCGACGCTGATCATGCGCCTCGTCGACTCGGGTCAACTGGACCTGGACACGCCGGTGAAGGACATCGTCCCCGAGTTCGGGACGGCCGACGAGGAGGCCACGCGGACCATCACCACCCGCCAACTCCTCTCCCACACCAGCGGGTTGACCTGTGACTTCACCTACGACGCCGGGCGCGGCGACGACTGTCTGGCCCGGTACGTCGAGGCCGCCAAGGACGTCGCCCTGGACTGCCGCCCCGGCACCGCCGTCTCCTACAGCGGCATCGGCTACAACGTCCTGGGCCGCATCATCGAAGTCCTGACGGGCCAGACCTGGGACGAGGCCCTCAAGGATCGCCTCTTCACCCCGCTCGGCCTCCAACGCTCCATGACGCTGCCCGAGGAGTCCCTCGCCTACCGCGTCGCGATGAGCCACCTCGGCGAGCCGGGCCAGTACCCGGACCCGGCCCCCGCCTGGGACCTGATGCCGCGCTCGGCAGGCCCGTACGGCAGGGTCCTGGTCTCCGCAGGCGACGTGGCACGCCTGGCCAAGATGCACCTCGACGGCGGCACGGCCCCCGACGGGACCCGGCTGCTTCGCGCCGAGACCGTCGAGCTGATGCAGCGCCGCGTGGCCGACGTACCCGACAAGTGGACGGTCAGCGCGGACGGTTGGGGTCTTGGCTGGACCCTCTACGACTGGGACGGCATCGCAGGGTACGGCCACGACGGCGCCGCCATCGGCCAGTACGGCTACCTCCGCGTGGTCCCGCACGCAGGCGTGGCCGTCGCACTGCTCACCAACGGCGGCGGCGCGCGCGAACTCTACGCGGCCCTCTTCCGCGAACTGCTCGACGACCTGGCGGGCGTACGGATGCCGGACGCCTTCGAACCACCCGCGCACGCACCGGCAGTGGACTTCTCACGCTACGTCGGGACCTACAAGCGCGCCGGTGTCGTCATCACCGTCACCGAGCGCCAGGGCGCCCCCCACCTGGTCTACGAGTTCGTGGACGGCATGAAGAACTTCTCACCGCCCCTGGACGTGGACCTGTACGCCGTGACGGAATCCGTCTTCGCGGGGACGGGCGCAGGCCCGTCGTTCAGCGAGGGCTACATGCCGGTGGTGTTCTCGACGCTCGCCGACGGCACGGAGTGCTGCTACATCGGGATGCGGGCGGCGCCGAAGGTGGCGTGA
- a CDS encoding TetR/AcrR family transcriptional regulator — protein MPADEKPIASVWTRPRRGREQLSREQIVTQAVQLLDADGLESLSMRKLGTRLDAGATSLYRHVANKDELIELVVDEVYGELEIPAADTADAADWRTPAARSAYSLRAMILRHPWVASVLGQVGLIHLGPNVTKMSERMAAVYRAAGFPSDETGHAMKTVISYVIGMATSEAAYLSLIARSGKSEREFTESLHSGDEQHQQTEDPEKARDDTFDYGLRRVLDGLQARLGEIPGNTAQ, from the coding sequence ATGCCCGCCGACGAGAAACCGATCGCCTCGGTCTGGACCCGCCCACGCCGCGGGCGCGAGCAGCTCAGCCGCGAGCAGATCGTCACGCAGGCCGTTCAACTCCTCGACGCGGACGGCCTGGAGTCCCTCAGCATGCGCAAGCTCGGCACCCGACTCGACGCGGGCGCCACCTCGCTCTACCGCCACGTGGCCAACAAGGACGAACTCATCGAGCTGGTCGTCGACGAGGTCTACGGCGAGCTCGAAATCCCTGCCGCGGACACTGCGGACGCCGCGGACTGGCGGACCCCTGCCGCCCGCAGCGCCTACAGCCTGCGGGCGATGATCCTCCGCCACCCCTGGGTCGCCTCCGTACTCGGCCAGGTCGGCCTCATCCACCTCGGCCCGAACGTGACGAAGATGTCGGAGCGCATGGCCGCCGTGTACAGGGCGGCCGGTTTCCCCTCGGACGAGACCGGACACGCCATGAAAACGGTCATCTCGTACGTCATCGGAATGGCGACCAGCGAGGCCGCGTACCTGTCACTGATCGCCCGAAGCGGCAAAAGCGAGCGAGAGTTCACCGAAAGCCTGCACTCCGGCGACGAGCAGCATCAGCAGACAGAGGACCCCGAAAAGGCCCGCGACGACACGTTCGACTACGGACTCCGACGCGTACTCGACGGCCTGCAGGCGCGGCTCGGCGAGATCCCCGGCAACACCGCCCAATGA
- a CDS encoding helix-turn-helix transcriptional regulator, with product MSSRISTCGFPTLIATALADVDPVDDPGRAAQLLRHRGELCQALGQSGAVDDLRRAARIMPPQHLDRPNVLNTLTHRLLTIPCDEEGIAVATEAIRAAHAAGDIRAAAVASTNLAYARARTGDLDRQLPHLAQARAKAQSIHDPAALMHTFRCEADVLQGAGRYEQAAESARRGLAAASRAGLLRTFGPTHAANVAEALIATGHWDEATEILDHSLELAPASGFRAYLLVLRGSIALARGDLPLAESAADFAHGVFSWGTSDAQDLLPLICFASDLALAKGNEAQAVANVEQTLARNEAISTPRYLWPLLVLGARVAHASPMLPAALRELAAELPVIGPVQQAQQLTFTAETARVRGSSQLLAWDRCATAWGELHQPYQQGLALLRAAEAAAEAGDRQAAADRLRTARHNADLLGARGLLTDIEQLARLARLPLNSPPHEHRSPGRHHRLTPREHEVLHLVADGRTNREIAQELYISTKTASVHVSNILAKLGVSSRVQAATAAYRLGLVPSEGRSRIGGAPGTAWSG from the coding sequence ATGTCATCCAGGATCTCGACCTGCGGGTTTCCGACGCTGATCGCCACTGCACTCGCCGACGTCGATCCTGTCGACGATCCGGGGCGCGCCGCGCAGCTGCTCCGCCACCGAGGAGAGCTGTGTCAGGCCCTGGGGCAGTCCGGTGCCGTCGATGACCTGCGGAGAGCGGCGCGGATCATGCCGCCACAACACCTGGACCGGCCCAACGTCCTGAACACCTTGACTCATCGCCTGCTCACCATCCCGTGTGACGAAGAAGGAATAGCCGTCGCCACAGAGGCGATCCGGGCGGCGCACGCTGCCGGCGACATCCGGGCAGCGGCGGTCGCCTCGACCAACCTGGCCTACGCGCGGGCCCGTACCGGAGACCTGGACCGACAGCTGCCGCACCTGGCCCAGGCACGGGCAAAAGCACAAAGCATCCATGATCCTGCCGCGTTGATGCACACGTTCCGCTGCGAGGCCGACGTACTCCAAGGCGCCGGTCGCTACGAGCAGGCCGCAGAATCGGCGCGGCGCGGCCTCGCCGCGGCGAGTCGTGCCGGACTGCTGCGCACCTTCGGGCCCACGCACGCCGCCAACGTGGCCGAGGCCCTGATCGCGACAGGACACTGGGACGAAGCGACCGAGATTCTCGACCATTCACTCGAACTCGCCCCCGCCTCTGGCTTCCGCGCCTATCTCCTGGTCCTGCGCGGCTCGATTGCCTTGGCCCGAGGCGATCTCCCGCTGGCCGAATCCGCTGCCGACTTCGCCCACGGCGTCTTCAGCTGGGGAACCTCCGACGCCCAAGACCTCCTCCCGCTGATCTGCTTCGCATCGGACCTGGCACTCGCCAAGGGCAACGAAGCACAAGCCGTCGCGAATGTGGAGCAAACACTGGCCAGGAACGAGGCCATATCAACGCCCCGCTATCTGTGGCCGCTGCTCGTCCTCGGTGCGCGAGTCGCCCACGCGAGCCCCATGCTGCCGGCCGCCCTGCGCGAGCTCGCCGCTGAGCTTCCCGTCATCGGGCCGGTCCAACAAGCGCAGCAATTGACCTTCACCGCCGAAACCGCACGAGTCCGCGGATCATCCCAGCTGTTGGCCTGGGACCGCTGCGCGACCGCCTGGGGTGAGCTGCATCAGCCCTATCAACAAGGTCTGGCGCTCCTGCGAGCAGCGGAGGCAGCGGCAGAGGCTGGCGACCGGCAAGCGGCGGCCGACCGTCTTCGGACCGCCCGCCACAACGCCGATCTGCTCGGCGCTCGCGGCCTGTTGACAGACATCGAGCAGCTGGCCAGGTTGGCCCGGCTTCCGCTGAACTCCCCTCCACATGAACACCGCTCTCCAGGCCGACACCACCGGCTCACCCCCCGTGAGCACGAGGTGCTCCACCTGGTCGCTGACGGCCGCACCAACCGAGAGATCGCACAGGAGCTATACATCTCCACCAAGACGGCGAGCGTCCATGTCTCCAATATTCTCGCCAAGCTCGGCGTCTCCAGCCGAGTCCAGGCCGCCACCGCCGCCTACCGTCTCGGACTCGTCCCGTCAGAAGGACGATCACGGATCGGCGGAGCTCCCGGTACAGCGTGGAGCGGCTGA
- a CDS encoding M20/M25/M40 family metallo-hydrolase, which produces MGQASGHRTRDRRHPRGHRVPYARPTARAKVGLRVAPGDDAVMARRALARHLRHHTPWGLHVTVTEGELGQPFLVDAQGPAFDAARRAYRQTYDKDVLDIGSGASIPFIAAFAHAYPDAAILIASAGADGDSRAHSENESLHLADFERACLAETLLLTELGQ; this is translated from the coding sequence CTGGGCCAGGCCAGCGGTCACCGTACTCGCGATCGACGCCACCCCCGTGGACACCGCGTCCCATACGCTCGCCCCACGGCCAGAGCGAAGGTCGGGCTGCGGGTCGCACCAGGCGACGATGCAGTCATGGCAAGACGGGCCCTCGCCCGCCATCTGCGGCACCACACGCCCTGGGGACTGCACGTCACCGTCACCGAGGGCGAGTTGGGACAACCATTCCTCGTCGACGCGCAAGGCCCGGCATTCGACGCCGCCCGCAGGGCCTACCGCCAGACCTATGACAAAGATGTCCTCGACATCGGCTCCGGCGCCTCCATCCCCTTCATCGCCGCGTTCGCCCACGCCTACCCCGACGCAGCAATCCTGATCGCCTCCGCCGGAGCCGACGGCGACTCCCGCGCACACAGCGAGAACGAAAGCCTGCACCTGGCCGACTTCGAACGCGCCTGCCTCGCCGAGACCTTGCTCCTCACCGAACTCGGGCAATGA
- a CDS encoding ATP-dependent Clp protease proteolytic subunit: MLRPTARYVLPEFTERTSYGTRTLDPYSKLLSERIVFLGTPIDDASANDVMAQFVHLEHAAPDQDISLYINSPGGSFTAMCAIYDTMRYISCDVETVCLGQAATTAAVLLAAGTPGKRLALPHARMVIHQPSLDEPVQGQTDDLRIRAEELLRTHDKLERMLAEHTGQPRERIAADLERETFFDAPTAQEYGLVDGLTRGRKRSAPQPAGR, encoded by the coding sequence ATGCTGCGGCCGACGGCTCGCTATGTCCTGCCCGAATTCACCGAGCGCACCAGCTACGGGACCCGGACACTGGACCCGTACTCCAAGCTGCTCAGCGAGCGGATCGTCTTCTTGGGGACCCCCATCGACGACGCCTCCGCCAACGACGTGATGGCCCAGTTCGTCCACCTCGAGCACGCCGCGCCGGACCAGGACATCTCGCTCTACATCAACTCCCCCGGCGGCTCGTTCACCGCGATGTGCGCGATCTACGACACGATGCGCTACATCTCGTGCGACGTGGAGACCGTCTGCCTGGGCCAGGCGGCCACGACGGCGGCGGTGCTGCTGGCCGCCGGCACCCCGGGGAAGCGACTGGCGCTGCCGCACGCGCGCATGGTGATCCATCAGCCGTCGCTCGACGAACCGGTCCAGGGCCAGACCGACGACCTCCGGATCCGGGCCGAGGAACTGCTGCGCACCCACGACAAGCTGGAGCGGATGCTGGCCGAGCACACCGGACAGCCCCGGGAGCGGATCGCCGCGGACCTGGAGCGGGAAACCTTCTTCGACGCGCCGACCGCCCAGGAGTACGGCCTGGTCGACGGGTTGACCCGCGGTCGTAAGCGGTCCGCGCCGCAGCCGGCCGGGCGGTGA
- a CDS encoding C40 family peptidase: MTMRVQMPHLLARAGTVSALTLITLGGPAPAPGMAAEPSLASVSAKALQIAASKEGSPYKWGAQGPDSFDCSGLTRYSYRRAGRTLPRTAAAQYRHTEHVSRSSRKGGDLVFFHSGSGVYHVGIYAGDDRIWHAPKAGAVVRLERIWSRSVWYGRVP, translated from the coding sequence ATGACCATGCGCGTGCAGATGCCGCATCTGCTGGCGCGTGCCGGCACCGTCTCCGCTCTGACCCTGATCACCCTGGGCGGCCCCGCACCGGCCCCCGGCATGGCCGCGGAGCCGTCATTAGCCTCCGTTTCCGCCAAGGCCCTGCAGATCGCCGCCTCCAAGGAGGGCTCCCCCTACAAGTGGGGGGCACAGGGGCCGGACAGCTTCGACTGCTCGGGCCTGACGCGCTACTCCTACCGGCGGGCCGGACGGACCCTGCCGCGCACCGCGGCCGCTCAGTACCGGCACACCGAGCATGTGTCGCGCTCCTCCCGGAAGGGCGGCGACCTGGTCTTCTTCCACTCCGGCAGCGGGGTCTACCACGTCGGAATCTACGCGGGCGACGACCGGATCTGGCACGCGCCCAAGGCCGGCGCGGTGGTGCGGTTGGAACGGATCTGGAGCCGCTCGGTCTGGTACGGGCGGGTGCCCTGA